A window from Nevskia ramosa DSM 11499 encodes these proteins:
- a CDS encoding nuclear transport factor 2 family protein — MHEPVCATLTVAGIEAHIRAYFDACNSGNAERIAAYFEPDGVHYFPPGMYEGPFRGALTIGKRWQAAVETLGSYWTVDHVIVDPVTRRAAIEWSHFKRRKGVLLRGDEWYRYSERGLIQDIRAYYASPQDASLERLELGGWDYAGLGYPLTAPPEA, encoded by the coding sequence ATGCATGAACCTGTCTGCGCAACACTCACCGTCGCCGGCATCGAAGCCCACATTCGCGCCTACTTCGACGCCTGCAACAGCGGCAATGCCGAACGGATCGCCGCCTACTTCGAGCCGGACGGCGTGCACTACTTTCCGCCCGGCATGTACGAAGGCCCGTTTCGCGGTGCGCTGACCATCGGCAAACGCTGGCAGGCGGCGGTCGAAACCCTGGGTTCGTACTGGACCGTCGATCACGTGATCGTCGATCCCGTGACACGCCGCGCCGCGATCGAGTGGTCGCACTTCAAGCGCCGCAAGGGCGTGCTGCTCAGAGGCGACGAATGGTATCGGTACAGCGAGCGCGGCCTGATCCAGGATATCCGGGCCTATTACGCGAGCCCGCAGGATGCATCGCTAGAACGGCTCGAACTCGGCGGCTGGGATTACGCCGGGCTGGGCTATCCGCTGACGGCGCCGCCGGAGGCCTGA
- a CDS encoding HD domain-containing protein — translation MTVEPNFPLLDEILGQWTDQLGPDLLPYRNHCTRMLNFCFALQPGCTAEEREQLIIAAAFHDLGIWSDGTIDYLPPSEVRARDYLTARGKTEWIPLVDRLIDEHHKLRAYQDARYPLAEVFRKADLVDVSLGLVRFGLPGAFVKEVKTRLPNEGFHKKLMSLAGGWFKLHPLSAPPFIKW, via the coding sequence ATGACCGTTGAACCGAACTTCCCGCTGCTCGACGAAATTCTTGGCCAGTGGACCGACCAGCTCGGGCCGGACCTGCTGCCCTATCGCAATCACTGCACGCGGATGCTGAACTTCTGCTTTGCGCTGCAGCCCGGCTGCACGGCCGAGGAGCGCGAGCAGCTGATCATCGCTGCCGCCTTCCATGACCTCGGCATCTGGTCCGATGGCACCATCGATTACCTGCCGCCGTCCGAGGTCCGCGCCCGGGATTACCTGACTGCGCGCGGCAAGACCGAATGGATTCCGCTGGTCGATCGCCTGATCGACGAACACCACAAGCTGCGCGCCTACCAGGACGCGCGCTACCCGCTCGCCGAAGTGTTCCGCAAAGCCGATCTGGTCGACGTATCGCTGGGCCTGGTCCGCTTCGGCCTGCCGGGCGCGTTCGTCAAGGAGGTCAAGACCCGCTTGCCGAACGAAGGCTTCCACAAGAAGCTGATGAGCCTCGCCGGCGGCTGGTTCAAGCTGCATCCGCTGAGCGCGCCGCCGTTCATCAAGTGGTAG